The Rhodospirillaceae bacterium genomic sequence ACTACTTTGATGGAGACGATGGCCTCAAGGTACTCAGCCCCCCAATCACTATCATCGGCAGGCTTGATGCGCGGGTCCAAGCTGGTCGCGATGGAATCCCCGCGCAATTCGCAACTTGTTAATCTGGCCGCAATAGCGGGAATGGCCTCATCGGCGATTGCCCGATCTATGACTATACTTTCCGTGGCGCCGCATATCCCTGTGCGGCGCAGCTTTGCGTTCTCTACGACATCGATTGCTTTGGTGAGATCTGCAGCGGCGTGAATGTAGCTATGACAATTACCATCCAGATGCAGCAGCGTCGGAACACTTGCCTGATCACGGACCAGTTCAACCAACCCGCGACCACCGCGAGGGATCACTAAATCAATGTGCTCGCTATCGGAAAGAAGTATGGATACCGCCGAACGATCCGTGGTTTGGATACGTTGAATAGCGTCAATAGGAAGCCCAGCCGCCGACAGGCCCTCTCGCATGCACTCGACAATGACCGCGGTTGAATGACGGCTTTCGGACCCTCCCCGCAGAATGATTGCGTTGCCGGACTTTAGACAAAGCGCGCTGGCATCCGCCCCGACATTCGGACGTGACTCATAGATCATCCCAATCACACCAATGGGCGTCGCAATACGCTCAATCTTAAGACCATTTGGCCGGTCGAATGTCGCCAAGACACGGCCCACAGGATCCGGCAATGTCGCGATGTCCTCAAGCGCCTGCGCCATAGCTTCGATGCGATCTTCGCTCAGGCGTAACCGATCAATGAATGACTCTGGCTTTTGATCCCGGATCGCCTCAACATCCTGCGCGTTCGCTTGGAGTAATTGAGTGCAGTTGCTTCTTAAGGCCTTGGCCGCAGCCCGCAGCGCTTCGTTCTTTTGTTCAGTAGAGGCTGAGGCCAGGATGCGAGCGGCATGCTTCGCCGTCCTGCCTTGAGCCTTTACGTCGTCAACAATGATATCTTTCATATGGGTCATAGGGTCTGTTCTATGGTGCCCTGAAACGGGCTGCCGTTCTCCATTTAACTAAGGTGCAGGTAAGGTTATCGAAGTTCGATTGATCGGTCGTAGGCTGCTTTAAGAGTTTGCTTCATAAGGGTGGTCAACGTTCCGTCCCCGTTCAAAGCTTTAAGACCGGCCTCTGTGGTACCGTTTTTACTGGTAACAGAGTTGCGCAAATCATCCAGAGACTCCTGGGATCCATCAGCCATGGCAATGGTGCCTTTGAGGGTTCCCAATACCAAGTCTCTGGCTTGCTCCTCCGAAAAACCCAGCGCTTTTGCAGCCTCAACATAGGTGCGGGCAATTTCAAATACATAACCAGGACCACTGCCAGCCACGGCGGTAAACCGGTCCAGTTGATCTTCATTGTCGAGCCAAATGAAGCGCCCGGCTGCTCCCATTAGCGCTTCAACAAGAGCCACATGGGATGTTTCAGCCTGGGCATTTTTCGCGAGCCCACTGACACCCTGACCGATGGCCGCTGGAAGGTTCGGCATAATCCGTATGACCGGTGTATTGGGTAACAAAGCATTAAATCGGCCCATTGAGAAACCAGCTGCGATGGACACAACACACCCTTCTGGCGCTAAGAGATGGGTGACGGAGGGCAATACATCCTCGATCATTTGCGGCTTCACAGCGACAACCAGAGCATCAAAGCTACCCGGCTGCAGATCCTCACGCGCGGCCAACCGTGAGCCTGGAGGTGCCTGGGCCAATGCGGGATCTACAATTGTAAACTGAACAGACTCAACACTTACCCACTGGCTTATGAGAGCGCCGCCCATTTTTCCGCAGCCCACCATGACCACCTGAGATGTATTTTGTTGCATTGCACCATATTGAACTGTTTCGGATTGGGGTGACCTAACATATTTAACTTTGAATTCAAATGATAAAAGCGTGGAATAATCGCATTAAAAAACAAGAAACCCTCATTTTTAAAGAATTAAAGGCTAATTCAGCACATCTGTATTTAGAACTTAATTTTGTATTCAAATAAGTTGCTACGCTGCACAAAATCCAGTAAAGAGGCCGCTTCCTTGACCACCTTAGGAGTTTTGAGTGTCCAAGCGAAAACGAATTGTCGTTAAAGTTGGCTCTAGTCTTTTAGCAAATGAAGAAATGCTGACCCCGCGTTGGGCTTTTATCCAAGTGCTATTGGATGACATCGCAAAACTCCGCGTTGACGGTTACGAGGTTGTGCTCACGTCATCGGGTGCCGTTGCGCTAGGATTGAATACGATAGGTGTAACCGCTGAAGAGGCTGGACTGCGTGACCGGCAGGCCGCCGCTGCTTGTGGTATGCCGGTTCTGTTGAACGCTTACAAACAAGTGGCTCACGAGCAGCGGTTCGATATTGCACAAGTGCTCGTCACCTTGAGGGACCTGGAAGAACGCCGCCCCTTTCTCAATACCAAAAACACAGTTCACCGACTGCTTGAAGCCGACGTTATGCCGATTGTGAACGAGAATGACTCCGTCACCACCGAAGAACTGCGTGTCGGCGATAATGACCGGCTGGCCGCTAAAGTGGCGCAAATGATCCAGGCAGATTATTTAGTGATTTTAACTACAGTGGATGGGCTTTACGACCGCAATCCGGCAGAATCAGGCGCACAGATTGTTGAGACTGTGGAAGATGTATCCCGGTATCTCGAAGTCGTCCAAGGGGTAAGCGCGCTCGGCAGTGGCGGGATGCTAACCAAAATGCAAGCCGCAAATATGGCTCAAAACACCGGATGTACGACACTGATCGGCCACGGCGTAGCTGACCGCCCCGTGCATTCTCTCATCAATAACAAGCGCATCCACACGCGGTGTATCGCTCATGCAGAGCGTGAACCCGATTGGAAAGTCTGGCTGACGGACCGCCTGCAAGTCGCAGGCAGCGTGGTGATCAAACAAGGCTCTGCGGATGCACTGGAAACCGGGTCTCGTGGCCTCAGCCGCGGAGATATCATTTCTATTCAAGGTTCTTACAGTAATGGCGACGTCATCCATATTTATGATGAAGCCGGCGTTGAGCGTGCGCGCGGCCTCTCGAATTTTACGGCTGAAGAAACGATGGTCCTGGCTCGTAATCCGGATGGAGCAGCGAAAGATATTCTTGGATATCAGACCAGCGGTACGATTGTCAGCGTCGACAATCTTGTCGTTCTGGATGACCGCCATTTGCCTTGGGATACGCCCGAAGAAGGCGAGTTTTTAACTGTAGCTGGCTAACCCACAGGTTTAATCTGACGGTTTATCTAATTCGCCCAATTCCAGGATCGGCGCGGCCTCAATCTGGTCAGCATCCATCATGGCGGCCAGCCGTTGCACCGCAGCAACGAGCATACTTTGCTCCCAGCTTTCAAGTTGATTGAACGCCTGAAGAAAACCTGATTGCAGTGGTTCAGGGGCATTCTTCAGCCGCTGTCGACCTAAATCTGTAATAACCACATCGATGGAACGCTTGTCGGTCGCAGCGCGCTCACGTATCGCCAATCCGGCTTTTTCAAGGCGGTCCACGATGGATGTGATTGTGGCTTGGGAGAGGTGAACTTGTTTTGCGATTTCTGATGGACGCGCAAAGCCATGAGCCGCCACCGCACTCAAGACAAGAATTTGCGGCGACGTGAGGCCGGTTTCTTTGGCCAAACGCTTGGAGTGGAGATCGATCGCCCGCGTAATGCGTCTGAGTGAGATCAAAACTTCATTGTGATAGTTGTCCATGATGAGAAGATATCACGGTCAACAACATGTGTTAAATCCCAGCTGGCTTTGGTGACACTCTCTCAGGCTTCTATACGATCGCGCCGACCTTACCGTCACAGACTTTCGTGTGATCATTGAGTACGTATTTCCGGTTCACGCGTTATTTCATCCCATAATACGTCTGATAATTTGACAGGCAGGGGGGGTGCTGGGCTATCTATTACAGTTATGTGTGGCATCGCGGGCGAGATTACGTTTGACGGAAGCACGGCATCCGCTGCGGTTGTCGATAAGATGGCGGACGTCTTGCAAAAACGCGGCCCGGATGGCCAGGGACTATGGGCCCAAGGCCGGGTCGCCTTTGGGCATCGTCGTCTTAAAATCATTGATCTCAGCGAAAACGCCCAACAACCGATGGTCGATCCCGACCTGGGTCTGACCATTGTATTCAACGGCTGCATCTATAATTACCGCGCCTTGCGTAAGACCCTGC encodes the following:
- a CDS encoding MarR family transcriptional regulator — encoded protein: MDNYHNEVLISLRRITRAIDLHSKRLAKETGLTSPQILVLSAVAAHGFARPSEIAKQVHLSQATITSIVDRLEKAGLAIRERAATDKRSIDVVITDLGRQRLKNAPEPLQSGFLQAFNQLESWEQSMLVAAVQRLAAMMDADQIEAAPILELGELDKPSD
- the proB gene encoding glutamate 5-kinase, which codes for MSKRKRIVVKVGSSLLANEEMLTPRWAFIQVLLDDIAKLRVDGYEVVLTSSGAVALGLNTIGVTAEEAGLRDRQAAAACGMPVLLNAYKQVAHEQRFDIAQVLVTLRDLEERRPFLNTKNTVHRLLEADVMPIVNENDSVTTEELRVGDNDRLAAKVAQMIQADYLVILTTVDGLYDRNPAESGAQIVETVEDVSRYLEVVQGVSALGSGGMLTKMQAANMAQNTGCTTLIGHGVADRPVHSLINNKRIHTRCIAHAEREPDWKVWLTDRLQVAGSVVIKQGSADALETGSRGLSRGDIISIQGSYSNGDVIHIYDEAGVERARGLSNFTAEETMVLARNPDGAAKDILGYQTSGTIVSVDNLVVLDDRHLPWDTPEEGEFLTVAG
- a CDS encoding pyrroline-5-carboxylate reductase, which produces MQQNTSQVVMVGCGKMGGALISQWVSVESVQFTIVDPALAQAPPGSRLAAREDLQPGSFDALVVAVKPQMIEDVLPSVTHLLAPEGCVVSIAAGFSMGRFNALLPNTPVIRIMPNLPAAIGQGVSGLAKNAQAETSHVALVEALMGAAGRFIWLDNEDQLDRFTAVAGSGPGYVFEIARTYVEAAKALGFSEEQARDLVLGTLKGTIAMADGSQESLDDLRNSVTSKNGTTEAGLKALNGDGTLTTLMKQTLKAAYDRSIELR